The sequence AGAAAACGAATAAGAAATATTGATTGACTCAATCTAACATGTAGTGTAGTGGTTAATAGTCATGGTTTGGCTACGTTATCACGTAGATTAACCCCTATAATGAATGTTACTGATAAAAAATTGAAGTTATCACCATTTCCAAACCCATTTGCTTTTGAGGACATCTACGAATTCCTTACGGCTACCCTCGTCCCTTACGACCCTTCTTTGATAGAACCCATCTCTCTTCGATACCCAAATGCACTCATCGCGTCCATCTCCACACTCTCTCCGAAACCCGCTCTGGACAGAGAACACTGTCACAACGTCTTGGCTCGTAGTTCCAAACCCGCTACGAAACTGGCACCTGAACTCAGTTTTCTGGAACGGCCACATGTTCATTGTCGTGAACTTCCACACCCGTGACTTCATTGGCTTTATCACGTCCCACCCGAGGTCGTTCTCGTTCGACCAGCACCGCACGGACAGCCTCGATTTCCTGACACCAGACACCCCTGAGATTTCGTTCTTTAGCTCTAGACGACCAGCCTTGGTTGGTGATGGTAACAATGTTGCGACCACAATAGCCGCCATGAAGAACCACCAGGTTTGGTTTCTCCCCATTTGTACTAAACGATCGTTATGTTTTCTTGAATGTGTGTTTCGTTGAGTCTTGGGGCTCACGTAACAAATAGGGTCAGGTGAATGTCCATTATATGGCAACTAGACCGTGTTACTGTTGCCGCTTCCATAGTTAGAAGTACTAGAAGCTATTTTCATCTATCTTTGTAGATAAAAACAGAGAGCAAACCCTAAAGGTTATAAATAAAGTGTGTTGTTTTGAGAAGCTTTGCCCACAGTCATCTTCATTCTCTTTGAGATTTTTATGACCTAGGGTGAAAAGTTTAGAGCGTTATGTTTAAATGAATGATATATCATTACTGCATAGCATAAGTTTGTAAAGTTTCAACTTTGACATTTCAATAAAATTTCACtgcattaaatttattattatttggatATGTTGTTCAATTCCACATCAGACGCGCAATGGCTTGTCTTAAATTCTTTAATGGGCTACTAATTGAGGTTCTTTGATGGTTATCATGCAGAATTAGAGATATCAAACAGGTTTACCCATACCGTTCCGTCCCGTACCGCGGCGGGTTAGTCGTCGAGCGGATCACAGCGGGTTTGTCCCGCGCGGACTGTGGTCTTCAAAATGCCGGCCTGTACCGCAAAATATATAGGTCTTCGCGGGCCATCCCGCGGGACGTCTCCTTATCAAACCACATGCTACAGTTTCTTTCATGAATGTTCATATAGAAGAGTTGTGTAATAGATCTGAAGAGAGATCATTAAGCTTCACTAAAGCCTTATCAAAATCAATGCTACAAAGCTCCGTTTGTGCTTGCGTTTTTGAGTTAAAAGTCTTCTTTTTTGTTATAATCATAAGCTTTTGTTAAGTTTGAATCTGATTGAATTATTGTCTTTGTAATGATTTGACTTACGTGTTATATGTCTTCATCAAACCAactctctttttaattttttggattGCAAAAAAATTCGTGAATCACTTTGCCAAATTATACAAGTGACGTGATATGCAACTAACTTTTTTCCTAAACAACACCATTGtaaccaaatttaatttaagaaaaacaccACTTTACAGtactaaaaacaaaaccaatcaaTTTAAACAAGGTATATCATATTGTAATAAAGCAATTCATAGTTGTgtgtaataaaaagagaaaaccaaatcaaaacaccACCAGAACTCGCTGGAGCTAGAGTCGTCATAGCCAGAACTCGAATCATCATCACTGGAGCTCGAATCATCATCGCCGGAACTCCTCATGTTTTATGGGGGAAAAGTCACAAGAATCACTTTATTTTCACTATCTTTCTGGTTTTTAGATAAAATAAGACATGAAGAAAAAAATGTGGGTCCATGTAAAAGGCCCAGTCCCGCAAAAAGCCCATCCCGCAAAGACCCGTTCCACGAGGCCTGTAAATTTGCGGACCTAGAAAACCTCGTCCCAATACCGTCACGCGACAGTCTTTTACGGGATAGGCCCGCAGTCCAGATCCATAATTGCCATCGTGATGCAGAATCTACATCCATAGAGATTAACGTTCTTTctcatttcaaattttaaattacacACTGCTTGGTTTAATTAACACGACTAACAAACATACGGAGACAAAAATCACGACACTGTACAAACTTCATACTGATCAacaacatcaaatttttttttttgataaaaatgtaaagatattattatcaattttcaaaatttttgacAGAAATACAAGGGTAACAAGAAGCAgaacaaagaaaattaaatcTAAACACCAACTCGAACTAGGCtaacacaaggacacacacaaCACGCAAACCCGCAAGCCGGAAGCCTCAACTAATCCGCACAACCTCTTGCCGCAAAAGAAAGAACCACAGTTATAACGAGAGTCAGAACCCGGTAATTTCGGCCTTCCCGATGATTCACTCTTAAAGATTGGTTCGACCAAGAACAGCTCGAGGAAGACATCTTGAGCATCTGCCTGCACAACCAGACAGGTACGCTAGAGGCCATGTACGCCCGCATCAACAAGATCGAGCATTTATTGGACGCAAAGCTCAGACAGAGCCACGCGACAAAGACCTGCACAAAATAGGGTGAGAAGAAGCTGCACCTCTCTCCTTAGCACTCCAGACCACCACAAACGAGCCGGATGAACACATCCACTAGAAACAACATCAAATTGTTTATTAGCTCCAAACTTTCTGGAGggttttttagcaaaaaaaaaaaaaaaaaaaaaaaaaaacgttctGGAGGGTAATTACAAATGATGGTTCATCTATTGAAGGAATTTATTTTATCCTTCATTTAAGTAAAAAAGGCCTTCGTAAAGTCTAAAAGATAAGCTGGTCTACATAATTTATAAGTAATTTGCGTAATAATTTGTATTtgataacccaaaaaaaaaagtacccGCAAGGTAAGTAATAGCAAGCTAACTAATTAGAGGCTGTCAAGTAGATGAAACATTCGCATTGGCTTCcagattttaaaaactattatacATATAGGTTACATGGCTTTCagattatcttattattttattaaggTTAATTAAAAGTGTTTATAACTCAATAAATCTTAGAACCGTCCATGATAGAGGGGGCCTCAATaagcagaagaagaaagatttGAAATGCAAACCACATTTAAATAACTCAATCACAGTGTTCATCAAAAGCCTTCTTTTCATTACCAAGCAGTCTAGTACACCTGAAACCCCAATGATACATTTGGCCACCAAAATCATTGTGAACCCCCGCGCCTACGTGGGCTTCCCTGGGCCACACGGTCGCTGCGTCTTGGCCAAGGTTTCCACTTAGCTTCAAGGTATCTCCTCGGTATCAGCCGTGGATACCTCTCCTCAAAATCCCATTCCTTACCATCAAAAATTATCCCTTCAGGTGTAACCTCATGAACTGCACATGCCTTTTTATCATTACACATCTCGGCATCTATCGCGGTCATACGAATATCTACGTCCGCTGTACCGCGCACGGACCTGAAATGGCAGCGGTGAATCtcctcctctagcttctggcCACCTTCCAAGAGTACATGGAGGGTATGGCCCAATGGTGGCTTCTTGGCTCGTCTCCATCCGTATTCAAGGCCACTGTTTAAAGCTTGACAGAAGTAAACGATCTCTGGACGTTTCAAGCCTTGCATTTCATTACGGATGTTTAGCTCCGTTGTGACGAAATGTGACCTCCCGGCGTAGGAGAATGCGGTGAAGTGCACCACAAGGAACCACGCTAGGGTTTTTATAAACCTATCACTGTTAAACGTCATTTTTTCCCCTTCCTGTGATAATTTGTCTCGTGTTCTTTGCCTTGGGATTTGGTTTGTTCTCGATGCTTAGCTTTTAAAAATGTGTTTCAAAACTGAAATCTGTTGAAAAGaccatataattatattttgttaattgttATTTCTTATGTGGACAGCTTTGATATGAACAATAAAAACGGCATAAATAATAGTCCATAAGAAAGATGAATAACGGAATCGGTATGTAAAATTTAACCTTTTTAGCTGGAAACTGCGTTCAAGCTGCGAGATTGTTTCATTGGTCATGAAACATCCAAATTACTCTCTACATAATTTTTTGATTAACAGTGTTCTTATATTTGTCTTGATTTTTGGccattcaatatttttttaaaaaatacatttttcaaacGATTAGTTTGCTTCAATAATTTTAGGccattcatttaaaagaattcTTGGCTTTAAGATAGTTAGAACATCATTATTTTGGTTTCATAAGTTGGATAGAGTAAACGTAAATAAAAACTTATATTAAAGTTTAGTTATTGGTTTTAGTATAGCTTTTTAAGTTATTAAGTTACTCttaaactaggtgttttgcccgcacatgcAGGCATAAACTTTTTATGAATacttattagtttatgttttattaatctaaaaccaacataataaattattatttatggttttaaatagttaaatcaaacatcaacatatttataaatgtcaaatatttttttatcaaaatatatacttactattgtgttaattttttttaaaacactcatatctaagaaataatttagaaaatatctttatataattttttttgcttgactaatatttaattatcaattgttttttatcttaaatttttaacttttataataaaatattgttttcagatagcaacacaatatatataagaataatcttattttttataattctattatattattttgtaatcaattatttaatgtaacatataacatataaactttatactattaaaataaaattcatttttaattatatataaaattcagtaaagatattgtttaaaattcgtttttaatataacatagaaatttaatattattaacattcgtttttaattatatacaagatttattaaatataattttaaattaatatattaatgactcagctaataacaaataataaatcaatgatttagctaaaacctaataaaaaaatgacaagtaagcaaaattacctaaaattatggagaacatgacaaataagcaaaatcacttcataaataatagtgtagattaaataatattattttttgtgtatgtattttaagtgaTTCAGTTTGACAATACTACTAATTAATAATGATGCTACAAAACCAGCAATAGGATGAAGACTATAGTTTGAGTTCTCTTCTAACGATTTCAATCATCATTAGCcactataaaaatataaaaacttgtAATAATGAGTTGTTAATGACAATAATATTTGGTGAATCTTAATTCAAGAATTTTTCGAGGACAAGTCTATCCGCAGTGACTTATATTCATCTAAGAAACCATATGCTACATTTCAAAAGTGTTTTTTGTAGATGTTTTGTGCAGTTCGGTATCAAGTACACGATTTTTCAAAACCATATTTGTAGAAATCATACTAAATGCTCTGGATATCGTTTTCAACTTCTGATTTTTTCCTCAAATCTAAATACATTTTTTCATGggagaaccaaaaaaaaaagatacatgtATACACACACGTTCCCATAATACATCAAATATCAAACGAATCACTTGTTGATCATCTTGGGCAACTTAGGTTGAGTGTGGCGATGAGGCCAAGGAGTCCAAGGAAAAAGCTCATTAGTATCTTTCATTAAAAGACCTTCACGCCTTATCGCTAGAACACATCTATAACCAGGACATCGACTTCCAAGCGCAGGAGTTATCTCAATATCAAGATTAACATAACCCAAACTAGACCGGAAATGGCACCGGTTAACAACCTTTGCGTTCGGGTTAACACAGTAAAAGAAGAACTTGGCGAAAAACACGTCTCCAGGAAGAGACCTAGTCCAGTGTTTCCGACCAATGCTGCACTGGAACCCTGCTTTTGGTTTCTTGATCCCTTTCAGCTCGTTGATAGCTTCGAAGATCACGTTGGTTCCGTCTTTGAGTTCGAAGTCGGAGCTGTAGTATTCGCTGGGATGAACCGCTTCGTAATCAGCGTAATGGTTTATCAGAGGATTCTCAACGTGGCTGGTGGCTTGTATCACAAGGCACAGACATAATAGGGCtccaaaaatcagtttgtttcccatttcttctttgcttttaggttttttttttgtaaactgtcTTTGTTTTTTGAGGGTTCATCTCATTTTTTCCTTATATACAAAAAGTGATTATTTAGAGACCGTTATATGCTCAGAATAGAAGGATGTTGTTGTAACTTTCTTTATTTATCAATATGTTTGTTGAGTTGGTTgataatctactaataatagcaatcccaattaattccaaaggtattgagtccacttatgttgaaaggttgtgtcttttgaaaaagaagtgtaaagggttgtgtcttttctaaaagttctatgttgaaggttgtgtcttttccaattaatttctaaggttgtgaatccacttatgttgaaaggttgtgtcttttgaaaaagtagtgtaaagggttgtgtcttttctaaaagttctatattgtaaggttgtgtcttttccaattaattcctaaggttgtgaacttcaattatgttgaaaggttatgtcttttgaaaaatatgtgtagagagttgtgtcttttctaaaagttatatgttgtaaggttgtgtccttctaaaaatagtctaaaagttgtgactattcactagtatcttttaaaaagtgagaaGTTGTGAGTATTAGAAGAACGCGACTATTCATATTGAAaggttgtgactattcaaataggctttaaaaaaatctataaatagtctctctcatgcatttttcaaatcaaattttcactaatctactaataataaaatgatgaaaaaaataatgtcaaagTTGCAACTTTTCATCTAAACAAGGTGTCTTTTAATCTCAAAGTGGGattgctttaaaaaatattggttttatttaagtaatgtgttagtttatataataagtgttggtattttataagaactctcccaaaaattaaaaaaaatattataaatgagaCGGGTTATATTAACgtaaatcaacatatatttattacaatattcaattttctggatattcattttcaataaataaagcaggtagataaatatacaaaataacaattaccaacatataaattataattgtttaaaattataaactaataattttaatattatgtcttaaataggaaaaaaaattatatatcatgcaaaaaaaattgcattttgttcaaaaagtggttgaagataactatcatgtgaaaaatgtatgaaaaaacttaaaaatgatgaagacataattgtatgcaatatgtgttttgataaaaaattaaaggaaacattaaggtttataaaatatatatatatatatatatatatttgaatactttgtaaatcatattttaatcatcaaaattaaatttaattatttatatgatttaattttttttatcaggcatataaaattataaattatagattataatatattctttataaaaATGAGTTCCcatgcgatatcgcacgggctCTTTGCCTAGTTAAATATAGTAAATTTCTTAACCATAACTGTTGCTAATCTGGAGTCTTATGTTATGTACATTTCATCAAGTCTCATCCCACAAACTTACAAGCCAACACACATTGTATACGTGACCATTGCTTTGAGGACTTCCTATACGTTGTCAGTATACAACCCATctacatttgaaaaaaaaaactccatttAAGACAACAACATAGCAAAGTAgtgaaaaaaaactaataaagacTTAAACTTTGTCCAAAACAGAGCACATATACAATGATTCATACAGAGAAAGCTTACAGCTTCAGCTCCTTGTTTCATCAGAATGAGAGATTCGCTCCCAAGTTTTGACTCACAATGCATTCTAAATCTCTACACAAACACCAAATCCAATGCAAAGGAAGCTGCTTTCGCAATAAATCACATTACATAGCAACTCAAGGGAAAAgcagagagagagtgagagtgaTAGAGCAAGGTGAAGAGAGAGGACTTACCAACGAAGACTGTGAATCGAACAAGAGATATCTCAAGCAGTAGTCAATCGCCGCAAAGAAGAATGAGAAGATCTCCAAAGGAGTAAAACCCTTTGCTGCTCACACTCTCCCTCTAAGGCTTTAGATATTCTTATATTTACCTCCATATTATTAAGATAACATAGAGACCCACATTTAAGGACATTTGGGAAGAAACTTTTTCTGTTACAGTCATTTAGGAATTATAGTCTTTCAAATGAAGTTTGATGAATGATGATGACCACCTCAACAATGGGTATATAGAGAAGTTTCCTAattaaattaggaaaataaatagaatttttttgaaaaatagaaaaGTTAAGGAAAGAAGAGAGATAAGTCTTTCAtttgaaaactcaaaacaaagtGAGAGACTCCAAAGAAAATTTCACTTTATCAATTTGCTAAAtttcattttgtttaaaatgtaattacaaaattaacttATACTAATAGTATATTTTTGAGATATCATTGGTAAGAATTGATAACAGTTACTCTCTATCGACTTCTTCATAATGTTGTCAATGTGTTTCATGAGATCTAACCATTTACTTTTAGGATATATTTGATGTTCGTTCTAGATATCATAATCTCAGCAGATccttttaaaaatcatataatgcTAGTGGTATCTCACTAATAACAAACtcatattgtttaaattataccCTTAAGAACATCCATAGTCTCAACTTTTATTAGTGTAAGATTAAACACACATAGCTGTAATCATATAACAGAACTGGCCTTGTAACGGTACGCCTGTACCATTTAGTAAGAGAAGAGTGTTGTATCGGTTAAAACTATAGTATGTGTGCGGTCTCTTGTTTCTTCCATTATGGATGTTTTATGGGTTCATAACTTCACACTATTACATGTCTCCACTTAAAAATCAACCTGAACGTCAACATGATATTGGTATGTTGTGAAAACATAAAGATAAACTAACGAGGAATATGAGAGACACTTGGTTCGAATTCTAACACAAgccattatatttaatttaacattaaatttataaataaaaaacatctCAAATCATATGTTTGAATGTACAAAGTTCTTTGTCATATCCATACGTTAGCTTTCATCAGCACGAGTTAAACCAGCATCATTACCTAAGTTCTTTAATCGAATAAGTAGTGGGACAACATCCTTCCCAAGATCCGGTCTATCTCTTTTTCTAAGCTCAGCGCATCTCAACGACATAGCTGCAAAAGCTTGAGCCTCTTGTAGAGGCCAATCGGGCACGGTCGGGTCAAGCATGTCCTTTAAAGTTCCTCTACTGATCGCCCTCGAGACATGGTGGGCCAGCCCCATGGGAGGCCTTGCGGTAATGATCTGAAGCAGCATTATCCCCAACGAGTATATGTCTGATTTTGTGGTTAACATTCCTGTCTGTTGATACTCAGGGTCTATGTAACAGAATGTTCCTGCCGCAGATGTCATGTGGTATTGCGTGACGTTATTAGCTACTGACGCAGGGACTAATCGTGCTAAACCAACGTCACTGATCTTGCTCACGTAGTTTTTGTCTAGGAGTATGTTGGCCGGTTTGAGGTCGCGGTGAACTAGAGGTTCTGGTTTAGCTTGATGGAGGAATGAGAGGGCGGTAGCAATCTCTGCCGCTATTTCGAAACGTTTCCTCCAAGAAAGCGGTTTAGAGTTTCCTCTCCGGATGAGTATGTCCTCTAAGCTCCCATTTTCCATTAACTCGTAAACCAAGCATCCATATTCTGGACATGCACCAAGGAGAAGGACCATGTGAGGATGCCTTATGCTACTTAGAACTTCAACCTGTAACATGAGAGTATACAAAATCATGAGactaaaatgataatattttaataagataatttttaaagtttttagaaaatatttccACTAAAAAATTACGGTATTATTTATAGCAAGAGA comes from Brassica rapa cultivar Chiifu-401-42 chromosome A02, CAAS_Brap_v3.01, whole genome shotgun sequence and encodes:
- the LOC103854834 gene encoding uncharacterized protein LOC103854834 → MGNKLIFGALLCLCLVIQATSHVENPLINHYADYEAVHPSEYYSSDFELKDGTNVIFEAINELKGIKKPKAGFQCSIGRKHWTRSLPGDVFFAKFFFYCVNPNAKVVNRCHFRSSLGYVNLDIEITPALGSRCPGYRCVLAIRREGLLMKDTNELFPWTPWPHRHTQPKLPKMINK
- the LOC103854833 gene encoding uncharacterized protein LOC103854833, whose translation is MTFNSDRFIKTLAWFLVVHFTAFSYAGRSHFVTTELNIRNEMQGLKRPEIVYFCQALNSGLEYGWRRAKKPPLGHTLHVLLEGGQKLEEEIHRCHFRSVRGTADVDIRMTAIDAEMCNDKKACAVHEVTPEGIIFDGKEWDFEERYPRLIPRRYLEAKWKPWPRRSDRVAQGSPRRRGGSQ
- the LOC103854701 gene encoding S-protein homolog 13-like — protein: MGRNQTWWFFMAAIVVATLLPSPTKAGRLELKNEISGVSGVRKSRLSVRCWSNENDLGWDVIKPMKSRVWKFTTMNMWPFQKTEFRCQFRSGFGTTSQDVVTVFSVQSGFRRECGDGRDECIWVSKRDGFYQRRVVRDEGSRKEFVDVLKSKWVWKW